A part of Oncorhynchus masou masou isolate Uvic2021 chromosome 30, UVic_Omas_1.1, whole genome shotgun sequence genomic DNA contains:
- the LOC135522044 gene encoding protoporphyrinogen oxidase-like, whose protein sequence is MQKTVAVLGGGIGGLSACFHLSKSHQVSKIVLLERAGRFGGWLSSTRREDGAVFEHGPRGIRPAGAVGRNTLNMVEELGLESEVLPVTYDHVASKNRYLYVGGQLHKMPSGLGGVVRTVPPFSRPLVQSVLKEILISRGKEEDESVHSFVSRRLGTELADIAIDSLCRGVFAGDCRKLSVRSCLPPLYNAEKARGSIILGMLLGPGPGPDIPHSTLTKRAAQENWAQWSLKRGLQNLPEALEERMRNGGRVEVHKDTPVMGLCINGTGWEIQLEDGTIKADHIIAALPAKALASALLTAAQPLSQQLREIATVTVAVVNLEYEGSVLPVTGFGHLVPSSEDRGLLGVVYDSVPFPQHNRTGGHTTRLTVMMGGAWFQEVFGNPEEVTEQLLLDRATQAMTSHLGVTTPPIWSVVALLKDCIPQYYLGHWKRLENMRQYIRDHNLPLSLAGSSYDGVSVNDVIFSGRTAAEGLVGKV, encoded by the exons ATGCAGAAGACGGTGGCTGTCCTGGGAGGGGGGATTGGGGGCCTGTCAGCCTGCTTCCACCTCAGCAAGAGCCACCAGGTCTCCAAG ATAGTGCTGCTGGAGAGGGCTGGACGGTTCGGAGGCTGGCTAAGTTCAACTCGTAGGGAGGATGGAGCTGTGTTTGAACATGGACCCAGAGGGATACGACCTGCAGGAGCTGTGGGACGAAACACACTCAACATG GTGGAAGAGTTGGGGCTGGAGAGCGAGGTCCTCCCAGTCACCTATGATCATGTGGCCTCTAAGAACCGTTACCTCTATGTGGGAGGCCAGCTACACAAGATGCCTTCTGGCTTAGG tGGAGTAGTGCGTACAGTCCCTCCGTTCTCTCGTCCTCTGGTCCAGAGCGTACTGAAGGAGATATTGATCagcagaggaaaggaggaggatgaGTCTGTTCATTCCTTCGTGTCGAGAAGGCTGGGCACTGAG ctTGCAGACATTGCCATCGACAGCCTGTGCAGGGGAGTTTTTGCAGGGGACTGCAGGAAGCTGAGTGTGCGCTCTTGTCTCCCGCCACTCTACAACGCAGAGAAGGCCAGAGGTTCCATCATCCTGGGAATGTTGCTGGGCCCAG GCCCTGGACCAGACATACCCCACTCTACCCTGACCAAGAGGGCTGCTCAGGAGAACTGGGCCCAGTGGTCACTGAAGAGGGGCTTACAGAACCTTCCGGAAGccctggaggagaggatgaggaatgGGGGACGTGTAGAGGTGCACAAAGACACCCCTGTGATGGGGCTATGTATTAATGGCACCGGCTGGGAG ATTCAACTGGAGGACGGCACCATCAAAGCTGATCATATCATTGCTGCTCTACCAGCAAAAG CTCTGGCCTCAGCACTTCTCACTGCTGCACAGCCCCTGTCACAGCAGCTACGTGAGATCGCCACAGTAACCGTTGCCGTGGTAAACCTGGAGTACGAGGGTTCCGTCCTGCCTGTCACG GGCTTTGGCCACCTGGTGCCATCCTCAGAAGACAGAGGTCTCCTAGGGGTGGTCTATGACTCTGTTCCCTTCCCCCAGCACAACCGCACTGGAGGACACACCACCAGACTAACA GTGATGATGGGCGGGGCCTGGTTCCAGGAAGTGTTTGGGAATCCAGAGGAAGTGACCGAGCAGCTCCTCCTGGACAGGGCCACCCAGGCGATGACATCACACCTGGGCGTTACTACACCACCTATCTGGAGCGTCGTTGCACTGCTCAAG GACTGCATTCCTCAATATTACCTTGGACACTGGAAACGACTTG AAAATATGAGACAATACATCAGAGACCACAATCTACCACTTAGTCTGGCTGGGTCCTCTTATGATGGCGTCTCGGTCAATGATGTCATCTTCAGTGGACGGACGGCAGCAGAGGGCCTTGTGGGAAAAGTCTAA